ACAGTAGAAAAAATGCATACGAAATGTATTTTAATATTTTAGCTACAGTGGCTTCAGGCGAACGCAGCAACTGAATGTTTTTGTGAAGTTCAGCTTGTTTATCGGGGTCGGTTTCACTTTGTAGCTCTTCCTGCATTTTGTCGGCCTGTTTATTCAGCGCCAGCCTGATATTGCGCGAATCGCCCCAATTTCCAAAATCGATCGTCTTTGCCTTTTTTCCAATATTAATACTATCCAGGTTAATATCATTTTCAGCAAAAACATCGTTTAGCGCTTGCTTCTCTTCTGGTGTAAGTTCATCATTTATCTGGTTAATTATAGAATCGGCCGCAACAATAGAAGTCGAGTCAATTTTAACTTTTGCATCCTTTAAATCTGAATCTAAAACAGTTGAAAGCCCCCGATTGGTAGCAATTTGGAGTAAAAAGAAGAGAACAAAACTAACAAAAACAAAAATTCGAAAAGGAGGTGTATAACGTATGCGTCGTCCGGCAAAATACTCTTTTGTTAAAAATCCGGGCCTGGCAACCAAGGCAAACAATGTTTTAAAAAACCGTGTATCGAAAGCAAAAAAGTCGCCCAAAAAATTAATAAAGATAAAACCAAAAGGCCGGTCATATTCTTTAACTGCCTGCCCACAATTCGGACAGTAATGTCCCGAGAAATTTGTTCCGCAGTTTAAACATTCAAGATTGATGTAATCCGCCTCGTTGACTTTTCGCGTAAAACGTTGTTTGAGTTTATACCACATGTTCTTTTTTCTGATTATCTTTCATATCAATTTCCCATACATCAATAAACGGGAAAATTGAAGGGGCAAACGACCGAATAGGTTCGTACATGCGTGAGTTAGCTTTGGTCTCGCGAGGAAGAATATGTACGTCTTCATCAATTTTATCGAAAACTACCAGAACAATACTCAGAATTAAGGCTGATTTTAAAATACCAAAAACCAGGCCTGCCAGTTTGTTGACAAAACCAAGCAACACTGCTTCAGCAAGTTTACTTACTGTATTGCCAACAATGTGCACCAAAACAACAATTACAACAAAAGTAATTACAAAAGAAATAATGTTCATATGGTCCGATTTCATATTAAAATTCTCTATAAGAAAATCGGTGGTGATGTACGAAAATTTGATGGCTCCCCAAATTCCAAGAATAAGAGCAGCCAATGATGCAATTTCAGCAATCAGTCCTTTTCTGAAACCATTTATTGCAGCCAGCAACAAAATTATGCCTAAAACAATATCGATGTAATTCATAATGTAATTTATTTGGTCGTCAGGTATCCCCGAAAAAATCAGCTGATTCAACTAAGCAGTGGTAAATATAAAAAATCAGATTCAGTATAAAAACCGGCGAATCGGTGAGGTATCATTTTTTTAAGTTAAACGGTATTGTTTTATCATTTATTTTCTGAAATACTTATAAAATTCGGCTATTAAACCTAAAGATGGGCTTGTATATTTGAAGCAATTATTCATAAATTTGGCATCCGTATCAATAAACGTAAAAAACATGCCTTTACTAAATTCAGTAATAAAGTGGGTTAATATTAAGCGAAACTACCAAATACAGTATTACCGCGAGTACCCGCACGAAATACAGAATGAAACCTTATTTAGTCTTTTACAAAGTGCAAAAAATACAGAATGGGGTAAAGCGCACCGTTTTGCTGATATAAATACGCATGAGACTTTTCAGGCAGCAATGCCCTTACAAACCTACAATGATATTAAACCCTATGTTGAGCGTTTACGACAGGGAGAAAGAGATTTGCTTTGGCCCGGAGAAGTAAAATGGTTTGCCAAATCGAGTGGCACCACCAGCGATAAAAGCAAGTTTATTCCTGTAACGCGCGAAGCTCTTGAAGATTGCCATTTAAGAGGGCCAAAAGATATTTTTGCACAATACATCACTTCTAATCCCGAGTCGAAAGTTTTAAAAGGGAAAATACTAACCCTTGGCGGCAGTCACCGGGTAAATAATTTTAATAACAATTCATATCATGGCGATTTGTCGGCCATAATGATTGAAAATGAGCCATTCTGGTCGGACCTGTTTCGAACGCCTGCTGCAGAAATTGCACTTATTGAGGAGTTTGAAGAAAAAGTTGAAAAGATAATTGAGACTACTCTCGACCAAAATGTAACAGCCTTTGCCGGGGTTCCATCGTGGTACCTCGTTCTTTTTAAACGTATTTTGGAAAAAACAGGCGCAGCCAACCTACTTGAAGTGTGGCCCAACCTGGAGGTGTTTGCCCATGGCGGTGTAAATTTCGATCCTTACCGCGAGCAATACCGAAAGTTTATTCCTTCAACACAAATGCATTACCTTGAAACCTATAATGCATCGGAAGGATTTTTTGGCATACAGGATAACGAACACCGCGATGACATGTTGCTAATGCTTGATTATGGCATTTACTATGAGTTTATCCCCATGTCGGAATTTGGAAATGATAATCCGCGCGTACTAAGTCTGGAAGAGGTAGAATTAAACGAGAATTATGCGCTGGTTATTTCAACCAATGCCGGCTTATGGCGCTATGTTATTGGCGACACCATAAAATTTACGTGTAAATACCCCTTTAAAATTAAGGTTACCGGCCGTACCAAACATTTTATAAATGCTTTTGGCGAAGAGCTGATTATAGACAATGCGGAACAAGCACTGAAAGTTGCCTGCCACCATACCGGGGCTATTGTAAACGAATACACCGCCGGCCCGGTTTTTATGGCCGACAACCAAAAAGGCGCGCACCAATGGATAATCGAGTTTGAAACCCCGCCCAAAGATATTGACCACTTTAAACAAATACTCGATAATTCCTTAAAAACACTCAACTCGGATTACGAAGCCAAAAGGCACAAAAATATGACTCTTGAAATGTTGCACCTAACCGTGGCTCCAAAAGGAACATTTTACAACTGGATGAAACAACGCGGGAAAGTAGGTGGCCAAAATAAAATCCCCAGGCTGGCCAATAACCGAAAATATCTGGACGAACTTATGAACATTCTGAAGGCTGGCCGATAAATTTTTTATACTTTAGAATTTCAAAAAAATACATCGAATATGCACATTGCAATAGCAGGAAATATAGGTGCCGGAAAAACGACACTCAGCGAACTTCTGGCCAAACATTACAACTGGACACCACATTACGAGGACGTTGATGAAAATCCATACCTAAACGATTTTTACAACGATATGCAGCGTTGGTCTTTTAACCTGCAAATTTACTTCCTTAACTCGCGTTTTAAGCAAATAATCGACATTCGGAAATCGGGTAAAACAATTATTCAAGACCGCACCATTTACGAAGATGCCGAAATTTTTGCACCAAACTTACATGCCATGGGGCTGATGAGCACCCGCGATTTTGGCAATTACAAATCGTTGTTCGACCTCATGGCAAGCCTTATTCAACCACCTGATTTGATGATTTATTTACGGGCTTCAATTCCTACCCTGGTCAACCAAATTCAAAAGCGTGGCCGCGAGTACGAAAATTCAATCCGCCTGGATTATTTAAAACAGCTAAACGAGCGCTACGAAAACTGGATTAGCGGCTACAAAATGGGGAAATTATTGATTATTAATGTTGATGATCTTGATTTTACCGCTAACCCGGAAGACCTGAGTTATGTGATTGATAAAATTGATGCTCAGATTCACGGTTTATTTTAGAGCTTTTACCACAGCATATAAAAAGAACTGCCATTTCAATTTTCATTTGAAATGGCAGTTCTTTTATGAATAGATTAGCCTACAATCTTTTCAATTTCGGCTTTAACTTCCGGCCATTGTTCATCAGCCAGGTTTGGCCCCATTACTTCTACAACTTTTCCGGAAACAAGCGCTGCAATTTTACCACAAACTTCAAGCGTGTAACCTTTGGTTAGGCCATAAAAAAAACCTGCCGCGTAGGCGTCACCCGCGCCTGTTGTGTCCAATGCCTTTGCAGGAATAACACCTACACGAGCCACAGCATTACCTTGTTTTATCATCGAGCCATCTTTTCCCACTTTTACAACAGCAATTTTATTGCCTTTCGCAATTTCGTGCAACGCTGCCTCCGGGTCTAGTCCCGTATACGATTTGGCCTCTTCTTCATTGGCAAAAACAATATCAACATAATCGTTAATAAGCGTTTTCAGAAAATCAAGATTGGCTTCCACAACATTAAAGCTCGATAAATCGATGGCAATTTTAGCACCTGCTCTGCTGGCGGCCACCGCACAAGCCTTAATCAAAGCATGGTTAAAAACCAGGTAGCCTTCAATGTATACATATTCATATCCGCGAAACAAATCTTCGCTTACCTCTTCGGGCAACATTTCGGCAGCAGCACCAAGGTAGGTTGCCATGGTACGTTCCGAATCGGGACTTACCAGGCCCATTACTCTCCCGGTAGCACTTTCACTCTCGAACAAATGTGTTTTTACGCCACGCTTTTCAAAATCATTCCGAAACAAATCACCCAACTCATCGCGGCCAATTTTGCCCATGTAACCGGCATTACCACCAAGGTTAGCAAGTGCACGCATTGAGTTGGCAACAGATCCTCCGGTGGCCAGTTCACTCTTGTCCGAAAACGTAGCGTCATAAATTACTTTCGATTTTACCGCATCAACCAATGTCATACTGCCACGAGGTAAACCAAATTGTTCAAGCACGGCATCGCTTTCTAAAACAGAAATTACATCAACTAAGGCATTGCCCAAACCTAAAACTGCCGGAGAATTATCTTTTGTCATTTTTTTAAATTTTTGCGTTGCAAATATCAGCATTTTTATCGAGGTAAGAAAGCATGAACCGGCAAGCTAAACCAATCAGCAGGTGTTTTGTTTGTTGTAAAAAGTAAGCATATACATGAAAATTGAAGCCAACTCGCCAGAGGAATACATAAGCAAATTGAATGAACCCCGAAAAAGTGCATTTTCAAAACTGCGAAATGTGATAAATGAGAACCTGCCCACAGGTTTTGAAGAAACCATAAGCTATGGAATGATTGGTTATGTAGTTCCACATACTGTTTATTCCGCTGGTTATCATTGCAATCCGAAACTACCCCTTCCCTTTATTAATATTGCCTCGCAGAAAAATTTTGTTGCCCTTTACCATATGGGCATTTATGCCAATAAAGAACTAATGCAATGGTTTTTAAACGAGTACCCAAAACATTGCTCTACAAAACCCGATATGGGGAAAAGCTGCATCCGTTTTAAAAAAATCAAACATATTCCGTATGAACTTATTGCAGCATTGGTTGCCAAAATGACTTGCAACGATTGGATTTCCTTGTACGAAAAACAACTAAAATCATAAGGCTCAAGCAACTCTCTTTTCAGATAAATACCTTTTTTTCAACTTTTTATTTACAACCTACCTAATCATTTTTATCTGATATTGACGCGCTTTATTTTCTTTTTGTTATTTTTACAATATGAAATAATAATAACTTACATTGTTCAATAAAGAACAACGAAGTTTACACCGCATAATTAAATAAATTAATCAGAAGAATGAACTACAAAACTATTATCGCCTTGCTTGTTACCCTTGCATTGTTTTCATGCAACAAAGAAACAACCACCCCGCACACTTTTACTTCTTCCTTATGGCAATATGACACAATAATTGACAGCTTGCTAACGCAAATGACACTGGAAGAAAAGGTAAATATGCTGCATGGTAAACACATGTTTGTATCAGCCGGAGTTGAACGTTTGGGTATTGCCGATATGCGTTATGCCGATGGACCTTTTGGCATTCGCGAAGAGTTGGAACCTAATGGCTGGTCACCCCTGGGATGGGAAAACGATAAAGCCACATTTTTCCCAACCGGCTCGGCTCTGGCAGCTACATGGAGTCCGGAACTGGCTTATGCCTACGGAACCGGAATGGCACGCGAGGCACGCCTACGTGGTAAAGATGTAATTCTTGGTCCTGCAATAAATATACAACGTATTCCGACCGGCGGCCGCACCTACGAATACCTTAGCGAAGATCCGCACCTGAGCGCAAAGCTGGCCGTTGAGTACACCAAAGGTGTTCAGGATAACGGAGCTGCCGCCTGTTTAAAGCATTTTGCACTTAACAACCAGGAGAATAACAGGGGAACAGTAAACGTAATTGTTGGTGAACGAGCCATGCGCGAAATATACCTGCCACCATTTAAAGCAGCTGTGCAAGAGGCTGATGCTTTTTCGGTAATGTCGGCCTATAACAAAGTAAATGGTTGGTGGTGTGCCGAAAACGATAGGCTTTTAAATCAAATTCTGCGCAATGAATGGGGCTTTGGAGGTTTTGTGGTTTCCGACTGGAACGGAACACATTCTACCGTTGCATCAGTAAAGCATGGCTTGAATGTAGAAATGCCCGACAGCAAATTTTTGGGTGCGGCTTTGCTCGATTCAGTAAAAGCCGGTGCTGTTTCCG
Above is a genomic segment from uncultured Draconibacterium sp. containing:
- a CDS encoding DUF3667 domain-containing protein, whose amino-acid sequence is MWYKLKQRFTRKVNEADYINLECLNCGTNFSGHYCPNCGQAVKEYDRPFGFIFINFLGDFFAFDTRFFKTLFALVARPGFLTKEYFAGRRIRYTPPFRIFVFVSFVLFFLLQIATNRGLSTVLDSDLKDAKVKIDSTSIVAADSIINQINDELTPEEKQALNDVFAENDINLDSINIGKKAKTIDFGNWGDSRNIRLALNKQADKMQEELQSETDPDKQAELHKNIQLLRSPEATVAKILKYISYAFFLLLPLFALILKLIYIRRKQNYMRHLVFSIHIHAFIFMVLSLVIGLNLLFEVKTGVISSILVFSVPVYIIIAVKKFYGQSLVKVVLKFFALSFMYNIVFVTVILLAFLDAINLL
- a CDS encoding CvpA family protein is translated as MNYIDIVLGIILLLAAINGFRKGLIAEIASLAALILGIWGAIKFSYITTDFLIENFNMKSDHMNIISFVITFVVIVVLVHIVGNTVSKLAEAVLLGFVNKLAGLVFGILKSALILSIVLVVFDKIDEDVHILPRETKANSRMYEPIRSFAPSIFPFIDVWEIDMKDNQKKEHVV
- a CDS encoding GH3 auxin-responsive promoter family protein; translation: MPLLNSVIKWVNIKRNYQIQYYREYPHEIQNETLFSLLQSAKNTEWGKAHRFADINTHETFQAAMPLQTYNDIKPYVERLRQGERDLLWPGEVKWFAKSSGTTSDKSKFIPVTREALEDCHLRGPKDIFAQYITSNPESKVLKGKILTLGGSHRVNNFNNNSYHGDLSAIMIENEPFWSDLFRTPAAEIALIEEFEEKVEKIIETTLDQNVTAFAGVPSWYLVLFKRILEKTGAANLLEVWPNLEVFAHGGVNFDPYREQYRKFIPSTQMHYLETYNASEGFFGIQDNEHRDDMLLMLDYGIYYEFIPMSEFGNDNPRVLSLEEVELNENYALVISTNAGLWRYVIGDTIKFTCKYPFKIKVTGRTKHFINAFGEELIIDNAEQALKVACHHTGAIVNEYTAGPVFMADNQKGAHQWIIEFETPPKDIDHFKQILDNSLKTLNSDYEAKRHKNMTLEMLHLTVAPKGTFYNWMKQRGKVGGQNKIPRLANNRKYLDELMNILKAGR
- a CDS encoding deoxynucleoside kinase; translation: MHIAIAGNIGAGKTTLSELLAKHYNWTPHYEDVDENPYLNDFYNDMQRWSFNLQIYFLNSRFKQIIDIRKSGKTIIQDRTIYEDAEIFAPNLHAMGLMSTRDFGNYKSLFDLMASLIQPPDLMIYLRASIPTLVNQIQKRGREYENSIRLDYLKQLNERYENWISGYKMGKLLIINVDDLDFTANPEDLSYVIDKIDAQIHGLF
- a CDS encoding adenosine kinase, which codes for MTKDNSPAVLGLGNALVDVISVLESDAVLEQFGLPRGSMTLVDAVKSKVIYDATFSDKSELATGGSVANSMRALANLGGNAGYMGKIGRDELGDLFRNDFEKRGVKTHLFESESATGRVMGLVSPDSERTMATYLGAAAEMLPEEVSEDLFRGYEYVYIEGYLVFNHALIKACAVAASRAGAKIAIDLSSFNVVEANLDFLKTLINDYVDIVFANEEEAKSYTGLDPEAALHEIAKGNKIAVVKVGKDGSMIKQGNAVARVGVIPAKALDTTGAGDAYAAGFFYGLTKGYTLEVCGKIAALVSGKVVEVMGPNLADEQWPEVKAEIEKIVG
- a CDS encoding DUF1801 domain-containing protein → MKIEANSPEEYISKLNEPRKSAFSKLRNVINENLPTGFEETISYGMIGYVVPHTVYSAGYHCNPKLPLPFINIASQKNFVALYHMGIYANKELMQWFLNEYPKHCSTKPDMGKSCIRFKKIKHIPYELIAALVAKMTCNDWISLYEKQLKS